The sequence CACGGTTTACTTGCCTTCCCGCTGTAAATCTCAAAGAACGTGGCAAAGACTTGAAGATTCAACTTCCTGTAATTCGGCTTCTTCATCATGACGAAAACATCTCTGGCTGCAcgagggaggaaataaaatgaaaagacaCTTTGAAATTCAGTCAAGACGCAGCGCCGACAgagaggtgcattgtgggaggaACTAACCCGAGAGCGCGTAGACCCCTTTAGCGCAGACCTGCGTCTTCCCTGAAAAGTCGCCTCCCATCGTCTGGAAGGGGAAACCAGTTTAGTTAAGACCCTGAAACCAGTAACTCCTCCTCTCGCGTTACGACTCAAAGCGCTCACGTGCGTTTTCCCACTTCCAGTTTGTCCGTAAGCGAAGCAGGTCGCCATCCCTCGCTCGAAAATGGTCTCCACCAGCGGCTGAGCCGTGAacctgagagagggagggaacaaTTTAAAAACGCACAATATGTCATTTCTCATCTTTTAGgacttttggtgtttttttcgTCACCTGTAAATCATTTCGTTGGTGGAGTTCTCGTCGAAGGCGTAGTCGAACCGAAACGTCTGGTTCTCCAGGTAGCGGGTCAGGTCCACTTTCTGCTTGGGCTCGTGGACCATCACCACGTCCTTACTGGGGACGGTGGTCACGTCCAGGTCCTTCATGGCGAGCtctaacgagagagagagagagacgtcacTGAAGTACAGAAACATTCGCTACAAAgactgtcaaaaaaaagaacacgctgaccttttttatttagtggCCGTGCgcgtacgcacacacagatcCGGTGCTCCTCGATCTGCacctttaaaaaggtaaaagatcAAATGTACATTCAGATTTGTTTCCTCTCGAGTGGCTTTAAAGTTTCACATTTATCCTGTAAAATAAAGTTATGAGATTTGAATGCCTAGTGGGGTTAAAGATTAAGCTCGTCACTTCTCCTCTAATGTTTCATAGCTGGAGAGGAAACGTCCGGCTCACCGGATCATTGTTGGTCAAAGGCCGGTAGTCCAGACTGGCTCTGAAGTCTCTGATCATACACATGATTTCATGGTTTGGTGAGTTGACGACCACCTcctgaaacaaacaacaacaaacaaaacatcaaaTGAAACGTACTCCCAAAAAgtcatatttgtgtatttatgttgaAGCAAATGAATAACCACCTTCAGAATTGGGATATTTAACACAAACTCAGatgtttgatctttttttcgAGGGGTTGTtgtttctcgtgtgtgtgtgtgtgtgtgtgtgtgtgtgtgtgtgtgtgtgtgtgtgcgcgctcctcACTTGTGCCCTCTTCTCTCGGAGCTCTTGCTGCTGAAGTCGTCTCTTCTCTCGTTTCTCCTGCAGTTTCTCGATCTCCTTCACGCAGCTGGATTTCTTTTGtcctggaaaaaaataaatagataaaagagcaaaataaatcacaacTAACAAACTGAATTATCCAAAAACAATCCCCCTCATCACTTAaagtgtggttttgtgtgtttctctgcgttatgaatgcaggacttttacatGTAGCCAAGTCTTTTTTACTCACATCGCTACTTTTACTATAATAAAGCATCTTAATGTTTATTGTGCCACTCGTTAATAGTTTTTGACAACAATGAGATGAAATATTTCAGGCCGAGTAAACATTCCTTGTTGGTTTTGGACAGGAGCAAAACATTCACGCTTATTCCAACAGCCTGAGAGCTAAAAGCAGCGCTGTGTACGAGTCACAGGCCGAAAGACTGAAAGAGCCTTTGACTCCGTCGCAGCTGTGAGCGTGACATCATCGTCATTAACCAACCCAACACACAACCGCCCCCCTCATGGACCTCTGATCTAACACAACTAGAGCATGTGGGCCTGGACCGAACCTCTGACGTGTGACCCGCATGGAGAGACGCTGCGTTACcgttctgctgcagctgcagcgaCTGGTTGAGTGCAGACTGGGGAGCGATGGCCGAGGGGGGCGGCTCTGCAGGCTGGCTGGGCGGAGCGGGGCGGGCCCGGGTGGTGCCCACTGCTGCAGCTGAGGAGCACACAGAAAGGGGAAGCcattgcttcatgtgttgaagctgcattctctctcctgaccaccagggggcgactcctctggttgtatagaagtctatgcttcatgtgttgaagctgcattctctctcctgaccaccagggggcgactcctctggttgtatagaagtctatgcttcatgtgttaaagctgcattctctctcctgaccaccagggggcgactcctctggttgtatagaagtctatgcttcatgtgttaaagctgcattctctctactgaccaccagggggcgactcctctggttgtatagaagtctatgcttcatgtgttgaagctgcattctctctcctgaccaccaggggggcgactcctctggttgtatagaagtctacgcttcatgtgttaaaactgcattctctctactgaccaccaggggggcaactcctctggttgtatagaagtctatgattcatgtgttaaagctgcattctctctactgaccaccaggggggcaactcctctggtttctTTGATTTCTAAGCAGATTTATGCACATTATTCTTAAAAAGTATCTTGAAAACGTACCTCTGTTCTCTCGTGGAGCATTCTCAGGTTTCGGTATCGCTGTGATCCGTTTGGtctggaaataaaaacagaacagagTCGAAAAAACAGATTTCACAGACGACGTTCAAGATTAAAAGAGTTTTATgaagtaaaaatacatttgtgaaaaCCACACATCAGTGCATTAGCAGCTAGACTCACAATTAAATACAGAAGCTTCCTCCATgtaaataatcattttaaatctgTATCAAGCGCCGTCATCAACTCTCTAATTATGTTGTATCTCTACTAGTGTCACACTAGGTTTGATACTCCAAGTATCTATTAAATAATCTGTCAGTATGTAAATGCTCTGTCCATGAACGGCATATTCATAAAATAACTGGTGCAACTCGTTCTTCCTCCAAACATTGGGTTCAATATAAAgcttttattaatgttttatgagtaagaaaatgtgattttttacTGCAAAACTGCAATTTCTCATCCTTTTGGACCATCGTTAATACTTAAAAGTCGGTTTTATTGTTTACACTTATCAGCCtgtgtgtgaacatttaaattaaCCGTCAGTGCTTCCTTGTAAAATCATATATTAAAAAGAGCAGATTCAGAAAacctttaaataataataataatagcgtGTACCCTATAGCGTAGACCCATACCTGCCCATCCTTAAACCTGCTCATTACAGTTATTCATGCAGGAGCTCTTTCCGTGGAGGATAATCATCCACGAGCGTATTGATAACTGAGGGGAGCAGACCTTGGGGAGTTTGCTGGTTTTGGTCCCACTGGTCGAAGGAAGAGGAGCCTCCACAGTCTGTGGGACCTCCTGGTCGGGAGCGACGTCTGGATTCAGAGCGAAGACGTTCGCCAGATCGACCTGGAGGCAGAAACGAAAAGAAACGCGTCACCTCGAGACGTCTTCGGCAAGCGAGAAGCAAGAAAAAACTCACATTGGCAAAAGGTTCAGataaggagttttttttttagttcccTTTAACAAACACCATTTCCCATAAGCCCCAGCTCTTGGACTACATGTCACAGCTCCACAGAAGAGGTCAGGTAGTTCAggacagagtttttttttttaatcatgggAGTTGTAGTTTTATGCCTCTCCTTCGCAAAGTAAACCTCAGGAAACCCGCTTCATTATTTTTTAGAAAGACGGCATTGAGCTCACGAAGCGAGCAGGAACAGAggagaagacaggaagtgatgtcacgacTCCGGCTCTTCAGAGCAAAGAAGAAACGCAACGAAGATGTGAGACGCACGAGCTTCTAAAAGATGTTCAAAATGTCCGTTTTTCATGGTGCAACGTTTCAGTATTTACTGATGAACAGAAATGAGTGCATGTAGTAGTTAGTGATACTTTCATGTAGTACACAGTGTGTTACGCTACCAGCTGTTCTTCTTTCCCTTAAATAAGACATTTACAGTTATATTTTGAGAGGAAACCTAATGACCCTGAGTTATTCTGTTTTCCTTCAGGCCCTCTGCAGACTACTAAGTGGTTTACACTGTGATTATTTCAGCTGATATTCCACTAGTGCCATCCTTAAATAAAACGTATATTATACTGTTAATTCCAGCCCCCGTTTAAATCCAAGCTTCTACAACTGTGGCGTATAGCTGTACCTCTTTCCCTTTGGTCTCTCCATTCTCGATCCACTCCACGCTCACGATGGCGTTGTCCTCGTGCAGGGACGTGACCACGGCCTGGTGGATTCGACCTGCGAGGAGCGTAAAGGTCAAAGGGGTGCTGCACGGGACCGTTTGAGTTACCTGATGCGAGTCATGGCAGGCGGATGTTAACACAGCATGCATTTGGTTGATATTCATCTTGAGAGAATATCGCTTTCACTCCATCTCATGCAGGAAggaaaatatataacatttatgGGATTCCTGTAATTTGCCTCCCAAcatggggggggagggactGAGACGGCGGGTGTGGCTCGAGATGCTCTCCTGTCACTCACAACTTCAACAGCTGCATTTAATGGCTGTTAGATGCATTCATGGCAGCCTCATCCACACATCtgtacagcccccccccccccccaataaaagCAGTATTTAAAGATGTGCCGGCTGTCAGAAGGGGGAGAGGCCCCCACGTGCACGCAGCCATCCATCAGCCCCCTGATTCACAGAGGGTGGAGGCTGCGGTGCCGTTAACGTGCACGTCGGCCTCGTAACCCTCCGCCCGAGAAAGAGATGCGATGTGCCGGCTTTGCAGAGTCACCGGACCCGCAGCGGTGACCGTGTGCgcgtgtccgtgtgcgcgtGTCCTCCGTGTGTCCGTGTTAGCTACGTACCGTCGCTGCGTTTGATATCCACGTAAATGCCCACGAAGATCTTCCCGAATACACccgccatctctctctctctctctctctctctctctctctctgctcgcGCGGTGCGCGTGTCCGTGCACGTGCCCCTTTAACTATTGCGGTTAATTAAGCCGGCCGCCACTTCGAAACACATCGAGCCAGCACGCACGGTTTTCTTTCCGTGCATGTATATACGAGGCACTACGGTAGGAgcgtgtacaaaaaaaaaaaaaaaaaaaaactgacttcaaaataagagcgaGCTTCCAGTGAACGTGATGGTCAGGAAATACGccttttaaatacagatacagtaataaattaaactaaattaatagATGAAACATCATGAATTGAATTAGTGATGAATTGGAGAAAAATATATACTGATATTGAATTCTAAAATTAAAGCCCTTTGAAATCCAATATTATTAGCCAATTTCAAATCGGTTAATTTCAGATTAAATTTAATAGGAAATTACCCATAGCTAAACTAATTTCACTTCTAATGTATAGTAGACTACCTGATAAAGACATACCGATTtaggatttcaaaataaaagccaatcAAAATCTCATAAGCAAACTTCAAATCACGTGAACCAATTTACCTCCAACTTCAGATTagatttaaaatttaaaaaacaagtcaCAAACTATTACCTCTTCCAGGGCATTTAAAACGGATTGTGATGCCATATTCAATAACAGATTAATTATTTCCATATCGTGCTTCACTCTGTTATATTCTCACACAATATTCAGTATTCTGTCGTATTACAACGACACAAAGAAGTAGTAGAGTATCTCAATGTGATGATTTACCTGTTGGAAACCTGAAACGTTTTAGTGGCAtttcatttttgtgttgtttcctttcctaCACAAGCAAGTAGTTAacagaaagggttttatttaacttagctagcataacataacttagtAGAATAAACAGTGGGTGTGGAGTCAGTAGtttcagtggtggaggtgagtgcatgcgtggaaagtaagtgtgtgtgtgtgtgtgtgtgtgatatgttgtCTAGTGAAACCATGCTCTTCTACAACCAGCCAAACGGGGTCCCAGGACGgagaccagagggccttttaaCAGCAGCACTGGCACACAAGGCCCAGGTGTTGCCAGAGCTGCTGATTACCTCAGGTGTTTCCACTCTCCTGATCACCCtttggccacgcccacctgcagggaccGGTCTGCAGGTGACACAGTGCTCAAATCCATGTGAGAATACCAAGAATCACTATAGACCACCTCATCGTCCAGGTAAACCACACGATTCATCAGCCACCGATTTTAAATTAATCGTAGAAGTAGCATACAattaaaatactcaagtaaagtacaagtgcCTCACATTTCTAGTTAAGCACAGTACACAGCAGGGCAAATAAACTTCATCCCATCGCTGATTGTAATTAAACTCttgtactaataccacagtgtgaAAATACTCCATCACAAGTCAAAGTATTGCAttcaaaatgtgacattttgtgagtata is a genomic window of Cyclopterus lumpus isolate fCycLum1 chromosome 12, fCycLum1.pri, whole genome shotgun sequence containing:
- the LOC117740931 gene encoding kinesin-like protein KIF2A, giving the protein MAGVFGKIFVGIYVDIKRSDGRIHQAVVTSLHEDNAIVSVEWIENGETKGKEVDLANVFALNPDVAPDQEVPQTVEAPLPSTSGTKTSKLPKTKRITAIPKPENAPRENRAAAVGTTRARPAPPSQPAEPPPSAIAPQSALNQSLQLQQNGQKKSSCVKEIEKLQEKREKRRLQQQELREKRAQEVVVNSPNHEIMCMIRDFRASLDYRPLTNNDPVQIEEHRICVCVRARPLNKKELAMKDLDVTTVPSKDVVMVHEPKQKVDLTRYLENQTFRFDYAFDENSTNEMIYRFTAQPLVETIFERGMATCFAYGQTGSGKTHTMGGDFSGKTQVCAKGVYALSARDVFVMMKKPNYRKLNLQVFATFFEIYSGKVFDLLNRKAKLRVLEDGKQQVQVVGLHEKEVKCTDDVLKLIELGNGCRTSGQTSANAHSSRSHAVFQILLRRQGKLHGKFSLIDLAGNERGADTSSADRQTRLEGAEINKSLLALKECIRALGKNRPHTPFRASKLTQVLRDSFIGENSRTCMIATISPGMASCDNTLNTLRYANRVKEFGISPSDIPFSQSGGSRSELSPSYEAKELTVEPEGAGDVCQGGHVDQLDLLEDQWAVGSSPQRDDLKLLCERNVEEVSPQLFTFHEAVSQLVEMEEEILEDHRDVFQESIRWLEDEKVLMEMTEAVDYDVEFFATQLEQILDQKIRILTELGAKVKSFRSTLMEEEQASKLINPMTPHALL